From Salvia splendens isolate huo1 chromosome 3, SspV2, whole genome shotgun sequence, a single genomic window includes:
- the LOC121793471 gene encoding pentatricopeptide repeat-containing protein At2g38420, mitochondrial-like — translation MLKGVKRFIAAEEIHPWRHKISANQPTIKSFSSSSSKSSSLCNYYLRKTRKWPIQPHNKQLPDFFAFQLAKKSFKQSIKNSKSHLLRDLIDACAAYEVEPTPQSYHFLFKILIQSRPSNCQHQILQILSHIENFENFVTPACVFIDIINFYGENDMFDDAVDLFLATPRFRCEPSVETLNALLSVLCKVEKGMKIVPTILVKSQSMNIRIEESTFEILIRALCRIGRASDALGILNQLVEEGFDLDQKVGSLMLATMCRQLNYGVGGYGGEIWGFFDELKCLGFKPKSNDFLNVIRVLVKRGKGMDALGLLKQMKMNKIEANVMCYHLVLDWLICNKEFPVADKVFDELLVLGLVPDIHTYNVYINGLCLQGKVDEGISMFHSMEELGCVPDLNTYRAISSALYRAGELSRVRDMVQEMWLKRRCLDQHMYEILIDSFAVDGDVEGACGLIDELLEESHVYESKGLDKIMCWLCKIGLQERAEELVEKMVVGDLATGVEGGSSRI, via the coding sequence ATGTTAAAGGGAGTAAAGCGATTCATAGCGGCTGAAGAAATTCACCCATGGCGGCACAAGATCTCTGCAAATCAACCCACAATAAAATCAttctcatcatcttcttcaaaatCTTCCTCTTTGTGCAATTACTACctaagaaaaacaagaaagTGGCCAATTCAACCGCACAACAAACAATTGCCTGATTTTTTCGCTTTTCAATTAGCTAAGAAATCCTTCAAACAATCgatcaaaaattccaaatctcATCTTCTTCGTGACCTAATCGACGCTTGTGCTGCTTACGAAGTCGAACCCACTCCGCAGTCCTACCATTTCCTCTTCAAAATTTTGATTCAAAGCCGCCCTTCAAACTGCCAACACCAAATCCTGCAAATTTTGAGCCACATTGAAAATTTCGAAAACTTCGTGACACCCGCGTGCGTCTTCATcgatataatcaatttttacgGTGAAAACGACATGTTCGATGATGCTGTAGATCTTTTCTTGGCGACTCCAAGGTTTAGGTGTGAGCCATCGGTAGAAACGTTGAACGCTTTGCTTTCAGTTCTTTGTAAGGTCGAAAAGGGAATGAAGATTGTGCCTACAATATTAGTCAAGAGCCAATCGATGAATATTCGGATTGAAGAATCCACTTTCGAAATCTTAATTAGGGCTCTTTGCAGAATTGGGAGGGCGAGTGATGCTTTGGGGATACTGaatcaattggtggaggaaggtTTCGACTTGGATCAAAAGGTTGGTTCTTTGATGCTCGCGACGATGTGCCGGCAGCTGAATTACGGCGTCGGCGGATATGGTGGTGAAATTTGGGGGTTTTTTGATGAGCTCAAATGTTTAGGGTTTAAACCCAAGAGCAATGATTTCTTGAATGTAATTAGGGTTTTGGTGAAAAGGGGGAAAGGCATGGATGCATTGGGATTATTGAAACAGATGAAGATGAATAAAATTGAGGCTAATGTTATGTGCTACCATCTAGTGCTTGATTGGTTGATCTGCAACAAGGAGTTTCCAGTTGCAGATAAGGTGTTTGATGAATTGCTTGTGTTAGGGTTAGTCCCAGATATTCACACGTACAATGTGTATATAAATGGTCTATGCTTGCAAGGAAAGGTAGATGAAGGGATATCAATGTTTCATTCGATGGAGGAGTTAGGCTGTGTGCCCGACTTGAACACGTATAGGGCTATCTCAAGCGCACTGTATAGGGCAGGGGAGCTAAGTCGGGTGCGAGATATGGTGCAAGAAATGTGGCTGAAACGCAGGTGTTTAGATCAGCATATGTATGAGATTCTGATTGATAGCTTTGCTGTTGATGGTGACGTGGAAGGGGCTTGCGGTTTGATAGATGAATTGTTGGAGGAAAGCCATGTTTATGAGTCAAAGGGTTTAGATAAAATCATGTGTTGGTTGTGCAAGATTGGTTTGCAGGAAAGAGCAGAGGAGTTGGTCGAGAAGATGGTCGTAGGGGATCTTGCAACGGGCGTGGAAGGTGGTAGTTCAAGGATCTGA